Proteins from a genomic interval of Arvicola amphibius chromosome 10, mArvAmp1.2, whole genome shotgun sequence:
- the Gpc2 gene encoding glypican-2, with product MSALRPLLFLLLPLCPGPGPGPGSEAKVVRSCAETRQVLGARGYSLNLIPPSLISGEHLQICPQEYTCCSSETEQKLIRDAEVTFRGLVEDSGSFLTHTLAARHRKFNEFFREMLSISQHSLAQLFSHSYGRLYSQHATIFSSLFSGLRDYYEKSGEGLDDTLADFWAQLLERAFPLLHPQYSFPPDFLLCLTRLTSTADGSLQPFGDSPRRLRLQITRALVAARALVQGLETGRNVVSEALKVPMLEGCRQALMRLIGCPLCRGVPSLMPCRGFCLNVAHGCLSSRGLEPEWGGYLDGLLLLAEKLQGPFSFELAAESIGVKISEGLMHLQENSVKVSAKVFQECGTPHPVQSRNRRAPAPREEASRPWRAAAEEERPTTAAGTNLHRLVWELRERVGRVRGFWAGLPVTVCGDSRMAADLSQEAAPCWTGVGRGRYLSPVVVGSLNEQLRNPELDPSDPDVPTRRRRLHLRAATARMKAAALGQDLDMHDADEDASGSGGGQQYADDWKAGAAPVVPPARPARPPRPPRRDGLGVKGGSGSARYNQGRSRNLGSSVGPHVPLIITLFPSALTLLGLR from the exons ATGTCCGCGCTGCGTCCTCTGCTGTTTTTGCTGCTCCCTCTCTGTCCCGGTCCTGGTCCGGGACCTGGGAGTGAGGCAAAGGTCGTCCGGAGTTGTGCAGAGACTCGGCAGGTGCTGGGAGCCCGGGGATATAGCTTAAatctcatccctccctccctcatctcag GTGAGCACCTTCAGATCTGTCCTCAGGAGTACACCTGCTGTTCCAGTGAGACCGAGCAGAAGTTGATCAGGGATGCTGAGGTCACCTTCCGTGGCCTGGTGGAGGACAGTGGCTCCTTCCTGACTCACACACTCGCTGCCCGGCATAGAAAGTTTAATG AGTTTTTTCGGGAGATGCTGTCCATATCCCAGCATTCTTTGGCCCAGCTCTTCTCGCATTCCTATGGtcgcctgtattcccagcacgcCACCATCTTCAGCAGTCTTTTCTCTGGCCTGCGGGACTACTACGAGAAGTCTGGTGAGGGCTTAGATGACACCTTGGCAGATTTCTGGGCACAGCTTCTGGAGAGAGCCTTCCCTTTGCTGCACCCACAATACAGCTTTCCTCCTGACTTCCTGCTCTGCCTTACTCGGCTCACCTCTACTGCTGATGGCTCTCTGCAGCCCTTCGGGGACTCACCCCGCCGCCTCCGCCTACAG ATAACCCGGGCACTGGTTGCGGCCCGGGCCTTGGTCCAAGGTCTGGAGACCGGAAGAAATGTGGTCAGCGAAGCCCTTAAG GTGCCCATGTTGGAAGGCTGCAGGCAGGCCCTGATGCGTCTGATCGGCTGCCCACTTTGTCGGGGAGTCCCCTCGCTAATGCCCTGTCGGGGCTTCTGCCTCAATGTGGCCCATGGCTGCCTCAGCAGCAGGGGACTGGAGCCTGAATGGGGCGGATACCTGG ATGGTCTCCTGCTGTTGGCTGAGAAACTCCAGGGACCCTTTTCTTTTGAGCTGGCTGCTGAGTCCATTGGGGTGAAGATCTCAGAAGGTTTGATGCACCTGCAGGAAAACAGTGTAAAGGTGTCAGCCAAG GTATTTCAGGAATGCGGGACCCCGCATCCAGTGCAGTCTCGTAACCGCCGAGCACCAGCGCCCCGAGAAGAGGCTAGCCGCCCGTGGAGGGCAGCAGCCGAGGAAGAACGGCCGACTACGGCGGCAGGCACTAATCTGCATCGCCTGGTAT GGGAGCTCCGCGAGAGAGTTGGCCGCGTGCGGGGCTTCTGGGCCGGACTGCCCGTGACGGTGTGTGGGGACTCCCGCATGGCGGCTGACCTCTCGCAGGAGGCTGCACCCTGCTGGACCGGCGTCGGGAGAGGCCG GTATCTGTCACCTGTGGTCGTGGGCTCCTTGAACGAGCAGCTCCGCAACCCGGAGCTGGATCCCTCTGACCCCGATGTCCCGACGCGGCGGCGTAGGCTACATCTCAGAGCAGCTACGGCTCGGATGAAGGCAGCTGCCCTGGGTCAGGACCTTGACATGCACGACGCCG ATGAAGACGCCAGCGGCTCCGGAGGGGGACAACAGTACGCAGATGACTGGAAAGCTGGCGCAGCGCCTGTGGTTCCCCCAGCCAGGCCTGCAAGGCCACCTCGCCCTCCTCGCAGGGATGGCCTTGGGGTCAAAGGAGGAAGTGGCAGTGCCAGATATAACCAGGGCAGGAGCAGGAACCTGGGATCCTCTGTTGGTCCCCACGTTCCACTCATCATCACCCTCTTTCCCTCAGCCCTGACCCTGCTTGGACTTCGATAA
- the Gal3st4 gene encoding galactose-3-O-sulfotransferase 4, with amino-acid sequence MGPLSPVRTMRFWRPRSLGVALGVFMTIGFGLQLLGGPFQRRLPGLQLRQSWIPSLGPTVKSCLPRQRLVFLKTHKSGSSSVLNLLHRYGDQQGLRFALPAHYQFGYPKLFQASKVKGYHPQSSDTKKPFHILCHHMRFNLKEVLQVMPSDSFFFSIVRDPAALARSAFSYYKSTSSAFRKAPSLAAFLSNPRAFYRPGGRGNHYARNLLWFDFGLPFPPETRVSPHLPRDPSPLQLHIMPSAAGPGILFQPVTTAANSHQQPAGVASSDFRPSSFIQWGLAWLDSVFDLVMVAEYFDESLVLLADALCWGLDDVVGFTHNAQAGGEQRLGAANKSVLNGEDQQLTARARAWNNLDWALYTHFNRSLWARIEQYGRSRLQRAVAELRARREALAKRCLMGGEALDPKYITDVKLRPFQFGSAKVLGYVLQSGLSPKDQEECERLATPELQYKDKLDAKQFPPTVSLPLKTSRLLPP; translated from the exons ATGGgtcctctgtctcctgtcagGACCATGAGGTTCTGGAGGCCTCGGAGCCTGGGGGTGGCTCTGGGAGTCTTCATGACCATTGGATTTGGCCTCCAGCTCTTAGGGGGACCATTCCAGAGGAG gtTACCGGGGCTGCAGCTCCGACAGTCCTGGATCCCTTCCCTGGGACCAACTGTTAAGTCTTGCCTACCCCGACAGCGGCTTGTGTTCTTGAAGACACACAAATCTGGGAGCAGTTCTGTGCTCAATCTCCTTCATCGCTATGGGGACCAGCAGGGGCTACGCTTTGCCCTGCCTGCCCACTACCAGTTTGGCTACCCAAAACTTTTCCAGGCCTCTAAGGTCAAAGGCTACCACCCCCAGAGTTCAGACACCAAGAAGCCTTTCCATATCCTATGTCACCACATGAGATTCAACCTGAAAGAG gTACTTCAGGTCATGCCTTCTGAcagcttcttcttttccattGTCCGAGATCCAGCGGCTCTAGCCCGCTCTGCCTTCTCCTATTATAAGTCAACCTCATCAGCCTTCCGAAAGGCACCTTCTTTGGCTGCCTTCCTGTCCAATCCTCGAGCCTTCTACAGACCTGGGGGCCGTGGCAACCACTATGCCCGCAACTTACTATGGTTCGACTTTGGGTTGCCCTTCCCCCCAGAGACGAGAGTGAGTCCTCATCTACCCAGGGACCCCAGCCCCCTCCAGCTACATATTATGCCTTCTGCTGCTGGCCCTGGAATTCTCTTCCAGCCCGTGACCACAGCTGCTAATAGTCACCAGCAGCCAGCCGGCGTTGCCTCTTCAGATTTCCGGCCCTCATCTTTTATCCAGTGGGGTCTGGCCTGGCTGGATTCTGTctttgacttggtcatggtggctgAGTACTTTGACGAGTCATTGGTTCTGTTGGCAGATGCCCTGTGCTGGGGTCTGGATGACGTGGTGGGCTTCACGCACAACGCCCAGGCTGGAGGTGAGCAGAGGCTCGGGGCGGCCAACAAGAGTGTGTTGAATGGTGAAGATCAGCAGCTGACTGCACGGGCCCGAGCTTGGAATAACCTAGACTGGGCTCTTTATACTCACTTCAACCGTAGTCTGTGGGCGCGGATAGAGCAATATGGCCGCAGCCGGCTGCAACGTGCTGTGGCTGAGCTCCGGGCTCGAAGAGAAGCTCTGGCTAAACGTTGCCTGATGGGAGGCGAGGCTTTAGACCCCAAATACATCACCGATGTAAAGCTCCGTCCTTTCCAGTTCGGTTCAGCTAAAGTTTTGGGCTACGTACTTCAGAGCGGACTGAGCCCGAAAGACCAAGAGGAATGTGAACGCTTGGCTACCCCTGAGCTGCAGTACAAGGACAAACTGGATGCCAAGCAATTTCCCCCTACagtctccctgcctctcaagacctCAAGGCTACTGCCCCCATAG
- the Trappc14 gene encoding trafficking protein particle complex subunit 14 isoform X2 has product MESQCDYSMYFPAVPLPPRAELAGDPGRYRALPRRNHLYLGETVRFLLVLRCRGGAGPGVGGGAGLASRGAWTELATALAALASVSAGGGIPGGGGAGDQDAEPPGGGDPGGGGLFRGCSPLLTHGPGPATSGGATTLPVEEPIVSTDEVIFPLTVSLDRLPPGTPKAKIVVTVWKREVEAPEVRDQGYLRLLQTRSPGETFRGEQSAFKAQVSTLLTLLPPPVLKCRQFTVAGKHLTVLKVLNSSSQEEISIWDIRILPNFNASYLPVMPDGSVLLVDNVCHQSGEVSMGSFCRLPGTSGYFPCPLSALEEHNFLFQLRGGEQPPPGAKEGLEVPLIAVVQWSTPKLPFTQSIYTHYRLPSVRLDRPCFVMTASCESPVRTYERFTVTYTLLNNLQDFLAVRLVWTPEHAQAGKQLCEEERRAMQAALDSIVCHTPLNNLGFSRKGSALTFSVAFQALRTGLFEVCIFLPS; this is encoded by the exons ATGGAGTCCCAGTGCGACTACTCGATGTATTTCCCGGCCGTGCCGCTGCCGCCACGCGCCGAGCTGGCTGGGGACCCGGGCCGGTACCGGGCGCTGCCCCGGCGCAACCATCTGTACCTGGGGGAGACGGTCCGCTTCCTGCTGGTGCTGCGCTGCCGGGGCGGCGCGGGGCCCGGCGTCGGGGGAGGCGCGGGCTTGGCATCCCGAGGGGCCTGGACCGAGCTGGCGACAGCCCTGGCCGCCCTGGCCTCGGTCAGCGCTGGAGGGGGAATCCCGGGGGGCGGCGGCGCCGGCGACCAGGATGCCGAGCCCCCGGGGGGAGGGGACCCAGGGGGCGGAGGCTTGTTTCGAGGCTGCAGCCCCCTTCTCACCCACGGCCCGGGCCCTGCTACCTCAGGGGGAGCGACCACG CTGCCTGTGGAAGAACCGATCGTGTCCACAGATGAGGTCATTTTCCCACTCACTGTTTCACTGGATAGACTGCCCCCAGGGACACCCAAGGCCAAG ATTGTAGTGACCGTGTGGAAACGCGAGGTCGAGGCACCGGAAGTCAGAGATCAAGGCTACCTGCGCTTGCTACAGACTCGATCTCCTGGGGAGACATTCCGCGGAGAACAGAGCGCCTTCAAGGCCcaag TGAGCACCCTGCTGACGCTGCTTCCCCCTCCAGTTCTGAAATGCCGGCAGTTCACTGTGGCTGGAAAACACTTGACCGTGCTCAAGG TGCTGAACAGCTCCTCCCAGGAGGAGATCTCCATCTGGGATATCCGAATCCTCCCCAACTTCAATGCCAGTTACCTACCTGTCATGCCTGATGGCTCTGTACTGCTGGTGGACAATGTCTG TCACCAGTCTGGGGAAGTCTCCATGGGCTCCTTCTGTCGGCTTCCTGGTACCTCTGGCTACTTCCCTTGTCCTCTTAGTGCCCTGGAGGAACACAACTTCCTGTTTCAGCTGAGAGGGGGTGAGCAGCCCCCTCCTGGGGCCAAGGAG GGTCTTGAAGTCCCCTTGATTGCCGTGGTTCAGTGGTCCACCCCAAAACTGCCCTTCACCCAGAGCATCTACACCCACTACCG CCTGCCCAGTGTCCGCCTAGACCGCCCCTGCTTTGTGATGACCGCTTCTTGTGAATCCCCTGTTCGGACCTACGAGCGTTTCACTGTCACCTACACGCTGCTCAACAACCTCCAAGACTTCCTTGCTGTGAGGCTTGTGTGGACCCCGGAACACGCACAGGCTG GAAAGCAGCTGTGTGAAGAGGAGCGCCGGGCCATGCAAGCAGCCCTGGACTCCATCGTCTGCCACACACCCCTCAATAACCTTGGCTTCTCCCGGAAGGGCAGCGCGCTTACCTTCAGTGTGGCCTTCCAGGCTCTGAGGACGGGGCTCTTTGAG GTCTGCATCTTCCTACCCAGCTGA
- the Trappc14 gene encoding trafficking protein particle complex subunit 14 isoform X1, translating into MESQCDYSMYFPAVPLPPRAELAGDPGRYRALPRRNHLYLGETVRFLLVLRCRGGAGPGVGGGAGLASRGAWTELATALAALASVSAGGGIPGGGGAGDQDAEPPGGGDPGGGGLFRGCSPLLTHGPGPATSGGATTLPVEEPIVSTDEVIFPLTVSLDRLPPGTPKAKIVVTVWKREVEAPEVRDQGYLRLLQTRSPGETFRGEQSAFKAQVSTLLTLLPPPVLKCRQFTVAGKHLTVLKVLNSSSQEEISIWDIRILPNFNASYLPVMPDGSVLLVDNVCHQSGEVSMGSFCRLPGTSGYFPCPLSALEEHNFLFQLRGGEQPPPGAKEGLEVPLIAVVQWSTPKLPFTQSIYTHYRLPSVRLDRPCFVMTASCESPVRTYERFTVTYTLLNNLQDFLAVRLVWTPEHAQAGKQLCEEERRAMQAALDSIVCHTPLNNLGFSRKGSALTFSVAFQALRTGLFELSQHMKLKLQFTASVSHPPPEARPLSRKSSPSSPAVRDLVERHQASLGRSQSFSHQQPSRSHLMRSGSVMERRAITPPVASPVGRPLYLPPDKAVLSLDKIAKRECKVLVVEPVK; encoded by the exons ATGGAGTCCCAGTGCGACTACTCGATGTATTTCCCGGCCGTGCCGCTGCCGCCACGCGCCGAGCTGGCTGGGGACCCGGGCCGGTACCGGGCGCTGCCCCGGCGCAACCATCTGTACCTGGGGGAGACGGTCCGCTTCCTGCTGGTGCTGCGCTGCCGGGGCGGCGCGGGGCCCGGCGTCGGGGGAGGCGCGGGCTTGGCATCCCGAGGGGCCTGGACCGAGCTGGCGACAGCCCTGGCCGCCCTGGCCTCGGTCAGCGCTGGAGGGGGAATCCCGGGGGGCGGCGGCGCCGGCGACCAGGATGCCGAGCCCCCGGGGGGAGGGGACCCAGGGGGCGGAGGCTTGTTTCGAGGCTGCAGCCCCCTTCTCACCCACGGCCCGGGCCCTGCTACCTCAGGGGGAGCGACCACG CTGCCTGTGGAAGAACCGATCGTGTCCACAGATGAGGTCATTTTCCCACTCACTGTTTCACTGGATAGACTGCCCCCAGGGACACCCAAGGCCAAG ATTGTAGTGACCGTGTGGAAACGCGAGGTCGAGGCACCGGAAGTCAGAGATCAAGGCTACCTGCGCTTGCTACAGACTCGATCTCCTGGGGAGACATTCCGCGGAGAACAGAGCGCCTTCAAGGCCcaag TGAGCACCCTGCTGACGCTGCTTCCCCCTCCAGTTCTGAAATGCCGGCAGTTCACTGTGGCTGGAAAACACTTGACCGTGCTCAAGG TGCTGAACAGCTCCTCCCAGGAGGAGATCTCCATCTGGGATATCCGAATCCTCCCCAACTTCAATGCCAGTTACCTACCTGTCATGCCTGATGGCTCTGTACTGCTGGTGGACAATGTCTG TCACCAGTCTGGGGAAGTCTCCATGGGCTCCTTCTGTCGGCTTCCTGGTACCTCTGGCTACTTCCCTTGTCCTCTTAGTGCCCTGGAGGAACACAACTTCCTGTTTCAGCTGAGAGGGGGTGAGCAGCCCCCTCCTGGGGCCAAGGAG GGTCTTGAAGTCCCCTTGATTGCCGTGGTTCAGTGGTCCACCCCAAAACTGCCCTTCACCCAGAGCATCTACACCCACTACCG CCTGCCCAGTGTCCGCCTAGACCGCCCCTGCTTTGTGATGACCGCTTCTTGTGAATCCCCTGTTCGGACCTACGAGCGTTTCACTGTCACCTACACGCTGCTCAACAACCTCCAAGACTTCCTTGCTGTGAGGCTTGTGTGGACCCCGGAACACGCACAGGCTG GAAAGCAGCTGTGTGAAGAGGAGCGCCGGGCCATGCAAGCAGCCCTGGACTCCATCGTCTGCCACACACCCCTCAATAACCTTGGCTTCTCCCGGAAGGGCAGCGCGCTTACCTTCAGTGTGGCCTTCCAGGCTCTGAGGACGGGGCTCTTTGAG CTGAGCCAGCACATGAAACTGAAGCTGCAGTTCACTGCCAGTGTGTCCCACCCTCCGCCTGAGGCCCGGCCCCTGTCCCGCAAGAGCAGCCCCAGCAGCCCTGCCGTCCGCGACCTGGTGGAAAGAcaccaggccagcctaggccgCTCTCAGTCCTTCTCCCACCAGCAGCCTTCCCGTAGCCACCTCATGAG GTCTGGCAGCGTGATGGAGCGCAGGGCCATCACACCCCCTGTGGCCTCCCCCGTCGGTCGTCCCCTCTACCTGCCCCCGGACAAGGCTGTGCTTTCTCTAGACAAGATTGCCAAGCGCGAGTGTAAAGTCCTGGTGGTGGAGCCCGTCAAGTAG